One Antiquaquibacter oligotrophicus genomic region harbors:
- a CDS encoding Ada metal-binding domain-containing protein encodes MTDQDARFDERYRALASRDPRFDGQFIAGVHSTGIYCRPSCPAMTPHRRNVRFYRTAAAAHEAGLRACKRCLPDAVPGSPDWNINDDLASRAMRLILDGVVDREGVPGLARRLGYTDRHLVRVLTTELGAGPLALARAHRAQSARALLVSTSLPMSDVAFASGFASIRQFNDTMLAVYRLTPTAIRRSATPKRVGSSVTAPAGAQTVTLRLPTRPPFNGPGLMTFLADHTVPGWETGDSDVFERNVRLPNGDAHVRFTLEGDTTVLCAATLDHLDDLPALIARVRRFLDLDADSAAIDGALSRDALLSPLVARVPGIRIPGVLDAEEALFRTLVGQQISVAAARTVLGTLTRELGESGRFPTAVAFAERGREVLRGPASRISTIVGAAEAILDGRLRLDIGMPAREFMEQLVALPGIGPWTAGYLAMRVLGNPDILLTSDLVVLQSARGLGIATTAKELEGRAHDWAPWRSYAGLHLWRARPTIGS; translated from the coding sequence ATGACCGACCAGGATGCTCGCTTCGACGAGCGCTATCGTGCGCTCGCGTCGCGGGACCCGAGATTCGACGGACAGTTCATCGCGGGTGTGCACTCGACCGGGATCTACTGCCGCCCCAGTTGTCCCGCCATGACACCGCACCGTCGCAACGTTCGGTTCTACCGCACCGCGGCCGCAGCTCACGAGGCCGGTTTGCGCGCGTGCAAACGATGCTTGCCGGATGCCGTCCCGGGCTCTCCCGACTGGAACATCAACGACGACCTCGCATCGCGCGCCATGCGTTTGATCCTCGACGGCGTCGTGGATCGCGAGGGGGTACCGGGACTCGCGCGGCGGCTCGGGTACACCGATCGTCACCTCGTGCGGGTTCTCACCACCGAACTCGGCGCAGGCCCACTCGCCCTCGCACGAGCCCATCGTGCTCAGTCTGCGCGGGCACTTCTCGTCTCGACGAGTCTCCCGATGTCGGACGTCGCCTTCGCGAGCGGGTTCGCGAGCATTCGCCAGTTCAACGACACGATGCTCGCCGTCTACCGACTGACGCCGACCGCGATCCGTCGCTCCGCTACGCCGAAACGTGTCGGCAGTTCGGTCACGGCACCCGCGGGAGCACAGACGGTCACCCTGCGCTTGCCGACCCGGCCTCCGTTCAACGGACCCGGCCTCATGACATTCCTCGCCGACCACACGGTGCCGGGATGGGAAACCGGGGACAGCGACGTTTTCGAGCGAAACGTTCGACTACCGAACGGCGACGCGCACGTGCGATTCACGCTCGAGGGCGACACGACGGTGCTGTGTGCCGCGACGCTGGACCATCTCGATGATCTCCCGGCACTCATCGCGCGAGTCCGCCGATTCCTCGATCTCGACGCCGACTCCGCGGCGATCGATGGGGCACTCTCGCGGGACGCGCTGCTGTCACCTCTCGTCGCCCGCGTTCCGGGCATCCGTATTCCCGGGGTGCTGGACGCCGAGGAAGCGCTCTTCCGCACCCTCGTCGGACAGCAGATCTCGGTTGCCGCCGCGCGCACCGTGCTCGGTACCCTCACGCGCGAACTCGGCGAGTCCGGCCGTTTCCCCACGGCGGTGGCTTTCGCCGAACGCGGCCGCGAGGTGCTCCGCGGACCGGCGTCACGAATCTCGACCATCGTGGGTGCGGCCGAGGCGATCCTCGATGGCAGGCTCCGATTGGACATCGGGATGCCCGCCCGCGAGTTCATGGAGCAGCTCGTCGCCCTCCCGGGGATAGGGCCCTGGACGGCCGGATACCTCGCGATGCGTGTCCTCGGCAACCCCGACATCCTTCTGACGAGCGACCTGGTTGTGCTGCAGTCGGCACGGGGACTCGGAATCGCCACCACCGCGAAGGAGTTGGAAGGCCGCGCGCACGACTGGGCACCGTGGCGCAGCTACGCGGGGCTGCACCTGTGGCGAGCACGGCCTACGATCGGGTCATGA
- a CDS encoding DUF6328 family protein, whose product MSTAADALPDGRDETENERLDRNWQELLQELRVIQTGTQILTGFLLTLAFQPRFADLDAYQVSVYLTLVAFAAIATILALAPVSLHRVLFRKRAKADVVRVAHRVLALTLVAVAATLAGTVMLIFDVVLGREAGWVAAAVAVVLAVTMWLIIPLSSRRQHNER is encoded by the coding sequence ATGAGCACCGCAGCCGACGCCCTTCCCGACGGTCGCGACGAAACCGAGAACGAGCGCCTGGACCGTAATTGGCAGGAGCTTCTCCAGGAACTGCGGGTGATCCAGACCGGCACACAGATCCTCACCGGATTCCTTCTCACACTCGCCTTCCAGCCTCGCTTCGCGGACCTGGATGCGTATCAGGTGAGTGTTTACCTCACGCTCGTCGCTTTCGCCGCCATCGCTACGATCCTGGCCCTGGCACCCGTGAGCCTGCACCGCGTGCTGTTCCGCAAGCGCGCCAAGGCCGACGTGGTGCGTGTCGCCCACCGCGTGCTCGCACTGACCCTCGTCGCGGTCGCGGCAACCCTCGCGGGCACGGTCATGCTCATCTTCGATGTCGTACTGGGGCGAGAGGCGGGGTGGGTGGCTGCCGCGGTCGCCGTAGTCCTCGCCGTAACGATGTGGCTCATCATCCCGCTCTCCTCGCGGCGGCAGCACAATGAGCGCTGA
- a CDS encoding YihY/virulence factor BrkB family protein: MSAEPPTTRGLPRRYWAFAARRAWHGFLRHRGIDSAASLSFFAALAFFPAALAIVSALAIGNGDRATTFLLSIFDEVARPETVDTIREPLEALLTIGNPGIALAIGLVLSLWSLASYGTAFGRAVNGAYEVQEGRQVWRFRGLMLVVAVFLLLMFTAIVALLLTTPRVSSAIGRTVGIGAPWTIAFDVVRWPLLVALVALVMAVLYYASPNVKHERIRWVSHGTLFAVTVWLLVTLAFALYVTTVAPYDRIYGWLGGGLALLLWLYVSNLVLVIGAEVDAEVMRIRQLSSGMASEESIQVALRDTKRNLMLARQRADDEAEGRAIREENS, encoded by the coding sequence ATGAGCGCTGAGCCCCCCACCACGCGAGGGCTCCCCCGCCGGTATTGGGCGTTTGCGGCGCGACGCGCCTGGCACGGATTCCTGCGCCATCGGGGTATCGATTCGGCGGCGTCCCTGAGCTTCTTCGCGGCTCTCGCCTTTTTTCCCGCTGCCCTCGCCATAGTCTCGGCTCTCGCCATCGGCAATGGAGACCGTGCGACCACGTTTCTCCTCTCGATCTTCGACGAAGTAGCACGTCCCGAGACCGTGGACACGATCCGCGAACCGCTCGAGGCGCTCCTGACGATCGGCAACCCCGGCATCGCTCTCGCGATCGGGCTCGTGTTGTCGCTATGGTCACTTGCGAGTTACGGAACGGCGTTCGGTCGGGCGGTCAACGGTGCGTACGAGGTGCAGGAAGGTCGCCAGGTGTGGCGGTTCCGCGGACTCATGCTCGTTGTAGCCGTTTTTCTCTTGCTGATGTTCACGGCGATTGTGGCCCTGCTCCTGACTACCCCGCGAGTCTCGTCGGCGATCGGGCGAACGGTCGGCATTGGTGCGCCCTGGACGATCGCGTTCGACGTTGTGCGATGGCCGTTGCTCGTCGCCCTCGTGGCTCTCGTGATGGCGGTGCTCTATTACGCGAGCCCGAACGTCAAACACGAGCGCATTCGATGGGTCAGTCACGGCACACTGTTCGCCGTCACCGTGTGGCTTCTTGTGACCCTCGCTTTTGCGCTCTACGTCACGACCGTTGCCCCCTACGACCGTATTTACGGATGGTTGGGCGGCGGGCTAGCCCTCCTGCTCTGGCTCTACGTGAGCAACCTCGTGCTCGTCATCGGGGCGGAAGTCGACGCCGAGGTCATGCGCATCCGACAGTTGAGCAGCGGGATGGCGTCGGAGGAATCGATTCAGGTCGCGCTACGCGACACAAAACGCAACCTCATGCTCGCGCGACAGCGCGCCGACGACGAGGCCGAGGGTCGGGCGATCCGCGAAGAAAACTCCTAG
- the ku gene encoding non-homologous end joining protein Ku, whose protein sequence is MRSIWKGAITFGLVNVPVKVYSATEDHDVSLHQVHDKDGGRIRYKRVCELDGEVVEYANIAKAYDDGDRTVILTDADMATLPAERSKEIDVVEFVPTDQVDPIMFEKSYYLEPDSSSVKAYALLRRTLEETDRTAIVKYALRQKTRLGALRVRGDVLMLQSLLWDDEVREAQFPALDQKVSISDKELQMSQALVASFESDFSPEKFTDDYQEQLRELIEAKLEKGDAVDTAETFGDAGEEGGGEVLDLMEALRRSVERNRSGSTKDDTSGAKKTTAKKAPAKKATKKSAASKSTSKAS, encoded by the coding sequence ATGAGATCCATTTGGAAGGGCGCGATCACGTTTGGCTTGGTGAACGTGCCCGTCAAGGTCTACTCGGCCACCGAGGATCACGACGTGTCGTTGCACCAGGTGCATGACAAGGATGGCGGACGCATCCGATACAAGCGTGTGTGCGAACTGGATGGCGAGGTCGTCGAATACGCCAATATCGCCAAGGCCTACGACGACGGGGATCGCACGGTCATCCTCACGGATGCCGACATGGCGACGCTGCCGGCCGAGCGCAGCAAAGAGATTGACGTCGTCGAGTTTGTGCCGACCGACCAAGTCGACCCGATCATGTTCGAGAAGAGCTATTACCTCGAGCCCGACTCGTCGTCGGTGAAGGCGTACGCTCTCCTGCGTCGCACGCTCGAGGAGACCGATCGCACGGCCATCGTCAAGTACGCCCTACGTCAGAAGACACGGCTCGGCGCACTGCGCGTCCGCGGGGACGTGCTCATGCTGCAATCGCTGTTGTGGGACGACGAGGTGCGGGAGGCACAGTTCCCCGCCCTCGATCAGAAGGTGTCGATCAGCGATAAGGAACTGCAGATGTCGCAGGCTCTCGTGGCATCCTTCGAATCCGATTTCTCTCCCGAAAAGTTCACCGACGACTATCAGGAGCAACTGCGGGAACTGATCGAAGCGAAGCTCGAGAAGGGTGACGCCGTCGACACGGCGGAGACCTTCGGCGATGCCGGCGAGGAAGGCGGCGGGGAGGTGCTCGATCTCATGGAGGCTCTCCGACGAAGCGTCGAACGTAACCGCTCGGGTTCGACGAAGGACGACACGTCAGGGGCCAAAAAGACCACGGCGAAAAAGGCTCCCGCGAAAAAAGCAACAAAAAAGTCGGCCGCGAGCAAGTCGACGAGCAAGGCGTCCTAG
- a CDS encoding ATP-dependent DNA ligase, protein MAVNSGGNDQVVTIDGHRLKLTSLDKVLYPETGTTKADVLDYYARVAEPLIRHAANRPVTRKRWVNGVGTADDPGQMFFQKNLDDRSTPQWVLRRDIQHSDHVNSYPLVNDRATLIWLGQIAALELHVPQWQFGRTGKPKNPDRLVLDLDPGPGAGLPECAEVARLARVILTGMGLDPMPVTSGSKGIHLYSAIDGRQTSDQVSAVAHELARALEADHPDLIVSDMKKALRSGKVLVDWSQNNGSKTTITPYSLRGRLQPMVAAPRTWDELDDPDLAHLDYREVIERVEKRGDLLEALTAGHLASLEPTPERMAGFIQAGGPDDRLATYRAMRDGEKTPEPVPSEAPPPSDGNSFVIQEHHARRLHYDFRLEHDGVLVSWAIPKGVPTDPGQNHLAVQTEDHPLAYGAFEGTIPAGQYGAGEVTIWDKGAYDLEKWRDGKEVIATLHGERHGSHRYALIHTGGRGGDDNNWLIHLMKPADEQPPRTSKADSRRRVIGGTRSLRSTSEKRIAPMLASPGALGELGDSTAWAFEMKWDGIRAIAEIEGGTLRLVSRNGVDITVTYPELDGLPRMLPADAVLDGEIIALNKAGRPDFGVLQTRMKLTKKKYVDEARATTPVQFMVFDLLEYDGERLLERTYDERRSMLEEVLAAEHPVEVPPAFDGDAKAAFAASRELGLEGIVAKRRASGYLPGKRASSWIKLRHNLSQEVVIGGWRPGSGARSHRIGSLLMGVPTDEGLRYVGRVGSGLTDRQLDELASRLRRMSRSTSPFVGLPPADASDAHFVTPRLVGEVTFSEWTPTGKLRHPSWRGWRPDKSPEDVRRESN, encoded by the coding sequence ATGGCTGTGAACTCGGGCGGAAACGACCAGGTCGTCACCATCGATGGTCACCGGCTGAAGCTCACGAGTCTCGACAAGGTCCTGTACCCGGAAACGGGCACAACGAAGGCCGACGTGCTCGATTACTACGCGAGAGTCGCCGAACCCCTCATCAGGCATGCCGCCAATCGTCCCGTGACGCGAAAACGATGGGTCAACGGCGTCGGAACGGCGGATGACCCGGGGCAGATGTTCTTCCAGAAGAACCTCGATGATCGGTCTACACCGCAGTGGGTGCTACGACGCGACATCCAGCACTCCGATCACGTCAACTCCTATCCACTCGTCAACGACCGTGCGACCCTCATCTGGCTCGGCCAGATCGCGGCCCTCGAATTGCACGTTCCCCAGTGGCAGTTCGGCCGCACGGGAAAACCCAAGAATCCCGATCGTCTCGTGCTCGACCTCGACCCGGGTCCTGGAGCAGGCCTGCCGGAATGCGCCGAGGTCGCGCGGCTGGCCAGGGTGATTCTCACGGGAATGGGGCTCGACCCCATGCCCGTCACGAGCGGGTCGAAGGGAATCCACCTCTATTCCGCCATCGACGGGCGTCAGACGAGCGACCAAGTGTCCGCGGTGGCTCACGAACTCGCGCGCGCCCTCGAGGCGGATCATCCTGACCTCATCGTGAGCGACATGAAGAAGGCGCTGCGCTCGGGCAAGGTGCTCGTCGACTGGAGCCAGAACAACGGCAGCAAAACCACCATCACGCCCTATTCCCTCCGCGGTCGACTCCAGCCGATGGTCGCCGCCCCGCGGACCTGGGATGAGCTCGACGATCCCGACCTCGCCCACCTCGACTATCGCGAGGTCATCGAGCGCGTCGAAAAGCGCGGCGACCTCCTCGAGGCGCTCACCGCTGGGCACCTCGCGTCGCTCGAGCCGACCCCCGAGCGGATGGCCGGTTTCATCCAGGCGGGCGGACCCGATGACAGGCTCGCCACGTACCGCGCGATGCGCGACGGTGAGAAAACACCGGAACCCGTGCCGAGCGAGGCGCCCCCGCCATCCGACGGGAATTCGTTTGTCATCCAGGAACACCACGCGAGGCGCCTCCACTACGACTTCCGACTCGAACACGACGGCGTGCTCGTGAGCTGGGCGATCCCGAAAGGGGTACCGACCGACCCCGGCCAGAATCACCTCGCCGTGCAGACCGAAGACCACCCGCTCGCGTACGGGGCGTTCGAGGGCACGATTCCCGCGGGCCAATACGGCGCAGGTGAGGTCACCATTTGGGACAAGGGCGCCTACGACCTCGAGAAATGGCGAGACGGCAAAGAGGTCATCGCCACCCTTCACGGCGAGCGCCACGGCTCGCATCGCTACGCACTCATCCACACGGGTGGCCGAGGTGGAGACGACAACAACTGGCTCATCCACCTTATGAAGCCTGCCGACGAGCAGCCCCCGCGAACGAGCAAGGCCGACTCGCGCCGTCGTGTCATCGGAGGAACGAGATCGCTGCGTTCCACGTCGGAGAAAAGGATCGCCCCCATGCTGGCGAGCCCCGGCGCACTGGGCGAACTCGGTGACAGCACGGCCTGGGCCTTCGAAATGAAATGGGACGGCATTCGAGCGATCGCCGAGATCGAGGGTGGCACCCTACGACTCGTGAGCCGCAACGGCGTCGACATCACGGTGACCTACCCGGAACTGGACGGACTGCCCCGGATGTTGCCAGCCGACGCCGTGCTCGATGGCGAGATCATCGCCCTCAACAAGGCGGGCCGACCGGACTTCGGTGTGCTGCAGACCCGCATGAAGCTCACCAAAAAGAAGTACGTCGATGAGGCGCGCGCCACCACGCCCGTCCAGTTCATGGTGTTCGATCTGCTCGAGTACGACGGGGAGCGCTTGCTGGAGCGAACCTACGATGAGCGGCGTTCGATGCTCGAGGAGGTGCTCGCCGCCGAGCATCCCGTCGAAGTCCCCCCGGCATTCGACGGTGACGCCAAGGCGGCCTTCGCTGCGAGCCGGGAACTTGGGCTCGAGGGAATCGTCGCGAAGCGGCGCGCGAGCGGGTATCTCCCCGGCAAGCGGGCATCGTCGTGGATCAAGCTGCGCCACAATCTCTCGCAAGAGGTTGTCATCGGCGGATGGCGACCGGGGTCGGGGGCGCGGTCGCACCGCATCGGCTCCCTGCTCATGGGAGTGCCCACCGACGAGGGTCTTCGCTACGTTGGGCGCGTCGGGTCAGGGCTGACCGACCGGCAACTCGACGAGCTAGCGTCGCGGTTGCGACGGATGTCGCGCTCGACCAGTCCCTTCGTCGGTCTCCCGCCAGCGGACGCCTCGGACGCGCACTTTGTCACCCCTCGTCTCGTGGGTGAGGTGACCTTCTCGGAGTGGACGCCGACAGGCAAGCTGCGGCACCCGTCCTGGCGGGGGTGGCGCCCGGACAAATCACCTGAGGACGTACGCAGGGAGTCGAACTAG
- a CDS encoding protoporphyrinogen oxidase gives MNPRLLALAAGLAVGYVLGTRAGREKYDAMKAKVSAVWEDPRVARARREVEEYARAQAPIIRDRAEAAVKAAPGVAKDVADRVSSTAKDVAGKVSTTAKDAAATATATAKDVGDRVATTAKDVGDRVATTARDVTERVTEAAGDARDQALHVMEDDDAPR, from the coding sequence ATGAACCCCAGACTCCTTGCTCTCGCTGCAGGCCTCGCCGTCGGATACGTGCTCGGAACCCGCGCCGGACGGGAGAAGTATGACGCCATGAAGGCGAAGGTCTCCGCGGTCTGGGAGGACCCACGCGTGGCGCGTGCTCGGCGCGAGGTCGAAGAGTACGCACGAGCGCAGGCGCCCATCATCCGGGACCGAGCCGAAGCAGCGGTCAAGGCAGCGCCCGGGGTCGCGAAGGATGTCGCCGATCGCGTCTCGTCCACGGCGAAGGATGTCGCAGGCAAGGTGTCGACGACTGCGAAGGATGCCGCGGCCACGGCCACCGCAACCGCCAAGGACGTCGGCGATCGTGTCGCGACGACGGCCAAGGACGTCGGCGACCGCGTCGCCACCACGGCGAGGGATGTCACCGAACGGGTGACGGAGGCCGCCGGGGATGCTCGCGATCAGGCACTCCACGTCATGGAGGACGACGACGCGCCACGCTGA
- a CDS encoding polyprenyl synthetase family protein: MADSTIESLTPAAFARHVDRLVDPTGERVAESWRPVVAALAERHDEAAFPARVLADLTGGKFLRSRLAVAGYAGLGGEDDAVAASLAVSVQLLHLGLCVHDDLIDGDAVRHGRPNVAGLSRQRVLAEGGSAGRAGREGMAAAVLAGDLAIAQSQRELLTAPLEPTVTVAVMAELLDALAVTIGGEWLDVRSEVAPPADIPADVIASLKTARYTTVLPLRLGAVAAGADALAVTALTGFGEYLGVAYQMKDDELGVFGDPGVTGKSVTADLRSGKRTGLLRLTYEHSTSSQRERLDELVGQESMGAAEASTLRQVILASGAADEHRARMLTTVERALGFLEPASGLPAPLVAYLTAAAATVVPRSS, encoded by the coding sequence ATGGCGGACAGCACGATCGAATCCCTCACGCCCGCGGCCTTCGCGCGGCACGTCGACAGACTCGTGGATCCTACCGGCGAACGAGTTGCCGAATCCTGGCGTCCCGTTGTTGCGGCCCTTGCCGAGCGGCACGACGAGGCGGCCTTTCCGGCCAGAGTCCTCGCAGACCTCACGGGTGGCAAGTTCCTTCGCTCGCGACTCGCGGTCGCGGGCTACGCCGGCCTCGGTGGGGAGGATGACGCGGTAGCGGCATCCCTCGCCGTGTCGGTTCAACTTCTCCACCTCGGTCTGTGTGTTCACGACGATCTCATCGACGGGGATGCGGTGCGGCACGGGCGACCCAACGTGGCGGGGCTGTCGCGCCAGCGAGTCCTAGCCGAAGGCGGCTCGGCTGGACGAGCGGGGCGGGAGGGTATGGCAGCGGCGGTTCTCGCGGGAGATCTTGCCATTGCACAGAGCCAGCGTGAGTTGCTCACTGCACCCCTCGAGCCCACGGTCACGGTTGCCGTGATGGCAGAACTTCTCGATGCCCTCGCCGTGACGATCGGAGGGGAATGGCTCGATGTTCGCAGCGAAGTCGCTCCGCCCGCCGATATTCCAGCGGATGTCATCGCATCCCTCAAGACGGCCAGGTACACAACCGTGCTGCCGCTCCGGCTGGGAGCCGTCGCGGCCGGGGCAGACGCGCTCGCAGTGACCGCTCTCACGGGGTTCGGCGAGTATCTCGGTGTCGCGTACCAAATGAAGGACGACGAACTCGGGGTCTTCGGCGACCCCGGTGTCACGGGTAAATCGGTGACGGCGGACCTCCGCAGCGGCAAACGCACGGGGCTCCTGCGCCTCACCTACGAGCATTCAACGTCATCCCAGCGCGAGCGGCTCGACGAACTCGTCGGCCAAGAGTCGATGGGTGCTGCCGAGGCGTCGACCCTGCGCCAGGTCATCCTTGCCTCGGGCGCAGCCGATGAGCACCGCGCCCGTATGCTCACCACGGTGGAACGAGCTCTGGGCTTCCTCGAGCCAGCGAGCGGATTACCTGCGCCGCTTGTCGCCTACCTCACAGCCGCTGCGGCAACGGTGGTTCCGCGCAGCAGCTGA
- a CDS encoding inositol-3-phosphate synthase: MNRDSGKRTGLWLVGGRGSVATTAALGIAALSRNLAEPVGLATESAQLRDLPMPALSDLIVGGHDVGTTPLADKARALSAAGMIDGALVASVADDLSALDENILPVPTAPTQAEEIELRAADIAAFRERNGLDRVVVIDVSSTEPLPAYRSEFEDRSLLEAALATPGDAVLPPSSLGALAAVTAGAAYACFTPSTSLNLPVLWQWATDAGIPFAGQDGKTGETLLRTVLAPMFTSRGMKVRSWAGTNLLGGGDGQTLADPEAVRSKLASKNRGLHALLGPDVVAPLHIDNVPDLGDVKTAWDHVSAEGFLGSRVILQTTWSAYDSMLAAPLVIDLARLLSLAQASGESGPVGALGFFFKDPWGSDVHAFADQTNLLTEWAQRVASRLPVGTP, translated from the coding sequence ATGAATCGTGATTCTGGCAAGCGAACGGGCCTCTGGCTCGTCGGAGGGCGCGGAAGCGTCGCAACAACGGCCGCGCTCGGCATCGCGGCACTGAGCCGAAATCTGGCCGAACCGGTGGGTCTCGCCACCGAGAGCGCGCAGCTGCGTGACCTCCCCATGCCTGCACTGAGCGACCTGATTGTCGGCGGTCACGATGTCGGCACGACTCCGCTGGCCGACAAAGCCCGAGCGCTGAGCGCCGCAGGCATGATCGACGGCGCCCTCGTCGCATCGGTCGCCGACGACCTGAGCGCGCTCGACGAGAACATCCTTCCCGTTCCCACCGCCCCCACCCAGGCCGAGGAGATCGAGCTCCGCGCCGCCGACATTGCGGCCTTCCGTGAGCGCAACGGGCTCGACCGTGTTGTTGTCATCGACGTGTCGTCGACCGAGCCGCTTCCCGCGTATCGCAGTGAGTTCGAGGATCGCTCCCTCCTCGAAGCCGCACTCGCGACGCCCGGGGATGCCGTGCTCCCGCCGAGCTCGCTCGGGGCACTCGCCGCGGTCACCGCGGGCGCCGCCTACGCGTGCTTCACGCCGTCGACCTCGCTCAACCTTCCCGTGTTGTGGCAGTGGGCGACGGATGCCGGCATCCCCTTCGCCGGCCAGGACGGCAAGACAGGTGAGACCCTCCTGCGCACCGTGCTCGCGCCGATGTTCACCTCGCGTGGGATGAAGGTGCGCTCGTGGGCCGGCACCAACCTGCTCGGCGGCGGCGACGGGCAAACCCTCGCCGACCCGGAAGCCGTTCGCTCGAAGCTCGCGTCGAAGAACCGCGGGCTGCACGCGCTCCTCGGCCCCGACGTCGTCGCACCCTTGCACATCGACAACGTGCCGGACCTCGGCGACGTCAAGACGGCGTGGGATCACGTGAGCGCCGAGGGCTTCCTCGGCAGTCGCGTCATCCTCCAGACGACCTGGAGCGCGTACGACTCCATGCTCGCCGCACCCCTCGTGATCGACCTCGCGCGTCTTCTCTCCCTCGCCCAGGCGAGCGGCGAGAGCGGCCCCGTCGGTGCACTCGGCTTCTTCTTCAAGGATCCGTGGGGCAGCGATGTTCACGCGTTCGCAGACCAGACGAACCTGCTCACCGAGTGGGCCCAGCGCGTCGCATCACGACTGCCCGTCGGAACCCCCTGA
- a CDS encoding SCO3242 family prenyltransferase produces the protein MPLRDYLELVRAPAALSVIGDTVVGASWAGRPLHGRAIGLPISSVLLYWAGMALNDVADADLDAVERPERPIPSGRISRRAATITAGALVAGGIAAAGIFGGRRSVAMALPLAAAICTYNLAAKNGPFGPVVMAACRGLDVLVGSGSDRALAAAPAAAIVAGHTASVTVLSRGEVHGSTTKAVSGSVAATAAVTAATVLVPAPAAAHPDESLGRSAGALGAARFAVEVGVPQAAAAADPQAGPIRTATRAGIMGMIPLQAGLVARAGNLVGAIALAALDLTLESRRARASAATRGASIT, from the coding sequence ATGCCCCTGCGCGACTATCTCGAACTCGTTCGTGCCCCCGCGGCACTCTCCGTCATCGGTGACACCGTTGTTGGAGCGAGTTGGGCGGGTCGCCCCCTACACGGCAGGGCGATCGGTTTGCCGATCTCCTCGGTGCTGCTCTACTGGGCGGGCATGGCCCTCAACGACGTGGCGGATGCCGATCTCGATGCAGTGGAACGACCCGAGAGACCCATTCCCTCCGGGCGGATCTCTCGGCGTGCCGCGACGATCACCGCTGGAGCTCTCGTGGCTGGCGGTATCGCCGCCGCGGGAATCTTCGGCGGTCGCCGTTCGGTTGCTATGGCCCTGCCCTTGGCCGCAGCTATCTGTACGTACAACCTCGCCGCGAAAAACGGTCCGTTCGGCCCCGTGGTCATGGCCGCATGTCGCGGTCTCGACGTCCTAGTCGGCTCCGGGTCCGACCGTGCCCTCGCCGCAGCTCCCGCGGCCGCGATCGTTGCGGGCCACACCGCCAGCGTCACAGTGCTCTCGCGCGGCGAAGTGCACGGTTCGACCACCAAAGCGGTCAGCGGTTCGGTAGCTGCGACGGCCGCGGTCACGGCCGCCACCGTGCTTGTGCCGGCACCGGCCGCGGCGCACCCCGATGAGAGCCTCGGTCGAAGCGCTGGAGCACTCGGTGCCGCCCGATTCGCCGTCGAGGTCGGGGTTCCCCAAGCCGCCGCTGCCGCGGACCCGCAAGCCGGCCCGATTCGCACGGCCACGCGGGCCGGGATCATGGGCATGATCCCGCTCCAGGCAGGCCTTGTCGCGCGAGCGGGCAACCTGGTCGGCGCGATCGCCCTCGCAGCCCTCGATCTCACTCTCGAGTCTCGACGGGCGCGCGCGTCAGCCGCCACGCGGGGAGCTTCGATCACGTGA